A genomic segment from Desulfovibrio aminophilus DSM 12254 encodes:
- a CDS encoding HPP family protein yields MIQIRLRAPCRREFQKDVYRPGVISLARLLWGSLGGGLALAAIALLSGLCGVGVLYPPLAATCFINAACVYLRVARPRQVIIGHMVSSVAGLLAVALGDSLATLLNPGAIPPLKLGLAVALAALFMQMFDADHPPAAATAAIPVILPLPMEPLLLPLHMAWGGVIAVLAALLWNRVWFDYPAPEGEDCPMCLGLHLGRMETLGLGLCAGAAALMGLRPLSLKLYWCGMGVMSLGGLLLMLIPFTEARLVSGREPSG; encoded by the coding sequence ATGATCCAGATACGGTTGCGGGCGCCGTGCAGACGGGAGTTTCAAAAGGACGTCTACAGGCCGGGGGTCATTTCCCTGGCCCGCCTGCTCTGGGGTTCCCTGGGGGGAGGGCTGGCCCTGGCCGCCATCGCCCTGTTGTCCGGCCTCTGCGGGGTGGGGGTGCTCTATCCCCCCCTGGCGGCCACCTGCTTCATCAACGCCGCCTGCGTCTACCTTCGGGTGGCCCGCCCACGGCAGGTCATCATCGGGCACATGGTTTCCAGCGTGGCCGGTCTGCTGGCCGTGGCCCTCGGCGACTCCCTCGCGACCCTGCTGAATCCCGGCGCGATCCCGCCGCTCAAGCTGGGCCTGGCCGTGGCCCTGGCCGCGCTCTTCATGCAGATGTTCGACGCCGACCATCCACCGGCCGCCGCAACGGCGGCCATCCCGGTCATCCTGCCGCTGCCGATGGAGCCTCTGCTGCTGCCGCTGCACATGGCCTGGGGCGGCGTCATCGCCGTGCTGGCGGCCCTGCTCTGGAATCGCGTCTGGTTCGACTATCCCGCGCCCGAAGGGGAGGACTGCCCCATGTGCCTGGGGCTGCACCTGGGGCGGATGGAGACGCTGGGGCTCGGGCTGTGCGCCGGAGCGGCCGCTCTCATGGGCCTGCGACCGCTGTCCCTGAAGTTGTACTGGTGCGGGATGGGGGTCATGTCCCTCGGCGGTCTGCTGCTCATGCTCATCCCCTTCACCGAGGCCCGCCTGGTCTCCGGCAGGGAGCCTTCAGGCTGA
- a CDS encoding 4Fe-4S dicluster domain-containing protein has protein sequence MKQLSIMVDLDRCIGCKTCIVACRNHHGLVDHEKAMPGDMSHYLRVESELTGVYPDLREDYWVVMCQHCKKPPCVKACEAGAIRKDPQTGIVLIDRDKCTGAGKCIEKCPYDVIQFDAAGKFAHKCDLCLKRVIHGQEPVCVEVCLADALSFGEREILLMRADAAGKKVIKKRSSQAILYVKS, from the coding sequence ATGAAACAATTGAGCATCATGGTCGACCTCGACCGCTGCATCGGCTGCAAGACCTGCATCGTGGCCTGCCGCAACCACCACGGCCTGGTGGACCACGAGAAGGCCATGCCCGGCGACATGAGCCACTACCTGCGGGTGGAGAGCGAACTCACGGGCGTCTATCCGGACCTCCGCGAGGACTACTGGGTGGTCATGTGCCAACACTGCAAGAAGCCCCCTTGCGTCAAGGCCTGCGAGGCCGGGGCCATCCGCAAGGATCCGCAGACCGGCATCGTGCTCATCGACCGGGACAAGTGCACCGGCGCCGGGAAGTGCATCGAGAAGTGCCCCTACGACGTCATTCAGTTCGACGCGGCCGGGAAGTTCGCCCACAAGTGCGACCTCTGCCTGAAACGGGTCATCCACGGCCAGGAGCCCGTCTGCGTGGAGGTCTGCCTGGCCGACGCCCTGAGCTTCGGAGAACGCGAAATCCTGCTCATGCGGGCGGACGCCGCGGGCAAGAAGGTGATCAAGAAACGCAGCAGCCAGGCCATCCTCTATGTGAAAAGCTAG
- a CDS encoding molybdopterin-containing oxidoreductase family protein, which yields MHESKWIPTVCYQCKAECAILARVEDGVVKEVKGNPRARGKMCVKGMAGITTLYSNERLKHPLKRVGERGEGRFERIGWDEAMDIMEKKLRALIARGEGHKFTYSMFPHSTTDPKWRFVNAVGGFISTGLPHCDSAKIMAHLHTFGCFPNHHIAPMYFTVPKGGIMILSGRHPFGCLDDACVPRDILDAKERGAKLVVIDPIFRTEAAKADWWIPIKPGGDAALFLGMCHHLLTKGLYDKAFCDKWVREGDMDGLMAFIKDKTPKAMSRICDVPAKDIIKLAEMCAAAPSVCVDAFKSIMYGNAMDWGQAWSIFLVITGNLDNPGGQPMPEIAPMAPVKPTPPAPDLKTLGYHRTGPNRGKFDNYTFFLEPTWYAAQAVKDDGLKVFFASECNPALSEMGSGEWREAMKMKNPDGSYKLELFVLTEILPSETMKWADLVLPDQTNFERWELLYMPWWYNFGHTAAVCRPVVEPIGESRHANRVMIELGKRMFPQYFAFKDDVEYYDIELSGVGMSMREVLDNGALWSPGTVGFRKYEDAGRFNTPSGKIELEWRMYENIGRQWPSPELPLEFRKDEEKYPFILVNFRTIFLNNTGAWSQNNAQLRDPVSGLDANPLILNPLDGARLGVADGDIVTVESSTGKVRVPVQFTEKIKPGCAGIIHGFGQTMGKVAARGPWFGDNELIADAGSHLEEQDLRGGEAHVSTRVRISK from the coding sequence ATGCATGAGAGCAAATGGATTCCGACGGTCTGCTACCAGTGCAAGGCTGAGTGCGCCATCCTGGCCCGCGTGGAGGACGGCGTGGTCAAGGAGGTCAAGGGCAACCCCAGGGCGCGGGGCAAGATGTGCGTCAAGGGCATGGCTGGCATCACCACGCTCTATTCCAACGAACGGCTCAAGCATCCCCTGAAGCGCGTGGGCGAACGCGGCGAGGGCAGATTCGAACGCATCGGCTGGGACGAGGCCATGGACATCATGGAGAAGAAGCTCCGCGCACTCATCGCGCGCGGGGAAGGACACAAGTTCACCTACTCCATGTTCCCGCACTCCACCACGGACCCCAAGTGGCGCTTCGTCAACGCCGTGGGCGGATTCATCTCCACCGGCCTGCCCCATTGCGACTCGGCCAAGATCATGGCCCATCTGCACACCTTCGGCTGTTTTCCCAACCACCACATCGCGCCCATGTACTTCACGGTGCCAAAGGGCGGCATCATGATCCTCTCCGGGCGCCATCCCTTCGGCTGCCTGGACGACGCCTGCGTCCCCCGGGACATCCTCGACGCCAAGGAGCGCGGAGCGAAGCTGGTGGTCATCGACCCCATCTTCCGCACCGAGGCGGCCAAGGCCGACTGGTGGATTCCCATCAAGCCCGGCGGCGACGCGGCCCTGTTCCTGGGCATGTGCCACCACCTGCTGACCAAGGGCCTGTACGACAAGGCCTTCTGCGACAAGTGGGTGCGCGAGGGCGACATGGACGGACTCATGGCCTTCATCAAGGACAAGACGCCCAAGGCCATGAGCAGGATCTGCGACGTTCCGGCCAAGGACATCATCAAGCTGGCCGAGATGTGCGCCGCCGCCCCCAGCGTCTGCGTGGACGCCTTCAAGTCCATCATGTACGGCAACGCCATGGACTGGGGCCAGGCATGGTCCATCTTCCTGGTCATCACCGGCAACCTGGACAACCCCGGCGGCCAGCCCATGCCGGAGATCGCGCCCATGGCCCCGGTGAAGCCGACGCCGCCCGCGCCGGATCTCAAGACGCTGGGCTACCACCGCACCGGCCCCAACCGCGGCAAGTTCGACAACTACACCTTCTTCCTCGAACCGACCTGGTACGCGGCCCAGGCCGTGAAGGACGACGGCCTCAAGGTCTTCTTCGCCTCGGAATGCAACCCGGCCCTGTCGGAGATGGGCTCCGGTGAATGGCGCGAGGCCATGAAGATGAAGAACCCCGACGGCTCCTACAAGCTGGAGCTGTTCGTGCTCACCGAGATTCTGCCCTCGGAGACCATGAAGTGGGCCGATCTGGTGTTGCCGGACCAGACCAACTTCGAACGTTGGGAACTCCTGTACATGCCCTGGTGGTACAACTTCGGACACACGGCGGCGGTCTGCCGGCCCGTGGTCGAACCCATCGGCGAATCGCGCCACGCCAACCGCGTGATGATCGAACTCGGCAAGCGCATGTTTCCGCAGTACTTCGCCTTCAAGGATGATGTCGAATACTACGACATCGAACTCTCGGGCGTGGGCATGTCCATGCGCGAGGTGCTCGACAACGGCGCGCTCTGGTCGCCGGGCACCGTGGGCTTCCGCAAGTACGAGGACGCGGGCAGGTTCAACACGCCCAGCGGCAAGATCGAGCTGGAATGGCGGATGTACGAGAACATCGGCCGCCAATGGCCCAGCCCCGAACTGCCCCTGGAGTTCCGCAAGGACGAGGAGAAGTACCCCTTCATCCTGGTGAACTTCCGTACCATCTTCCTGAACAACACCGGGGCTTGGTCGCAGAACAACGCCCAGCTCCGCGACCCCGTCTCCGGGCTGGACGCCAATCCGTTGATCCTCAACCCGCTCGACGGGGCCAGACTGGGAGTCGCCGACGGGGACATCGTGACCGTGGAGTCGAGCACGGGCAAGGTCCGCGTCCCGGTCCAGTTCACCGAGAAGATCAAGCCGGGCTGCGCCGGGATCATTCACGGATTCGGCCAGACCATGGGCAAGGTCGCGGCGCGGGGGCCGTGGTTCGGAGACAACGAGCTGATCGCCGACGCGGGCTCGCATCTTGAGGAACAGGATCTGCGCGGCGGAGAGGCCCACGTCTCCACCCGGGTCAGAATCTCCAAGTAA
- a CDS encoding sigma-70 family RNA polymerase sigma factor gives MSRASQGDAIAWRCIIDRFYPWTMRLARRWLPAGLQAEDAVQEAFLTAFRKLGQLRVNEAFPSWLAAIVRSQCLRMADAQPRTVSLDQDDVRDLLPTPGARTPEEALCSAEMLSAFDATLEDLPGHLRDVCRLHYRRGWSVPEVARACSLPEGTVKKRLFNARPLLQERMAAFRCETLFRVGYMPVSDHLLAMCADHLNQGRSLPLLSRRYLSWAALAADLARGRLDAAFIMAPLALSLREAGAQLLYVMDGHHDGSAISISRHTMRRQRIGLPSPFSTHGVLLHRFMREHPELAGLPSLVVNPSSIINSLQRNEIGSFFCAQPWSAKCVRDGIGDTVMNSRDILPGHLCCILVVRRDYAARQGQVVADYLRALYAARNRLRRNARFGAAVQSDHTGIDPDIARQVLDERIVSFDDLEPDEGRMKTFADMAHEAGVLSAPCDLSGFACADFLPRSSS, from the coding sequence GTGAGCAGGGCCTCGCAGGGCGATGCAATCGCTTGGCGGTGCATCATCGACCGGTTCTACCCCTGGACCATGCGCCTGGCGCGGCGTTGGCTGCCCGCCGGCCTGCAGGCGGAGGACGCGGTGCAGGAGGCCTTTCTCACCGCCTTCCGCAAGCTCGGCCAGCTGCGCGTCAACGAGGCGTTTCCCTCCTGGCTGGCGGCCATCGTCCGCTCTCAATGCCTGCGCATGGCGGACGCCCAACCCCGAACCGTCTCCCTGGACCAGGACGACGTCCGCGACCTGCTTCCGACTCCCGGCGCCAGGACGCCGGAAGAGGCCCTCTGCTCCGCCGAAATGCTGTCGGCCTTCGACGCCACGCTGGAAGACCTGCCCGGGCACCTGCGGGACGTCTGCCGACTGCATTACCGGCGGGGCTGGTCCGTCCCTGAAGTGGCCAGAGCCTGCTCCCTGCCGGAAGGCACCGTCAAGAAGCGCCTGTTCAATGCCCGTCCCCTGCTCCAGGAACGCATGGCCGCATTCCGTTGCGAGACGCTCTTCCGCGTGGGCTACATGCCGGTGTCCGACCACCTCTTGGCCATGTGCGCCGACCATCTCAATCAGGGCCGCAGCCTGCCTCTGCTCTCGCGCCGCTACCTCTCCTGGGCCGCCCTGGCGGCGGACCTGGCGCGCGGCCGTCTGGACGCCGCCTTCATCATGGCCCCCCTGGCCCTGAGCCTGCGCGAGGCCGGCGCCCAGTTGCTGTACGTCATGGACGGACACCACGACGGCAGCGCCATCTCCATCTCCAGGCACACGATGCGGCGGCAACGCATCGGCCTGCCCAGCCCGTTCTCCACCCACGGCGTGCTGCTGCACCGCTTCATGAGGGAGCACCCGGAACTTGCCGGCCTGCCCAGTCTGGTCGTCAATCCCTCCTCGATCATCAATTCCCTGCAGCGGAACGAAATCGGCTCCTTTTTCTGCGCCCAGCCTTGGAGCGCGAAATGCGTCCGGGACGGAATCGGCGATACGGTCATGAATTCCCGCGACATCCTCCCTGGCCACCTCTGCTGCATCCTGGTCGTACGGAGGGATTATGCCGCCCGGCAGGGGCAGGTGGTGGCGGATTACCTGCGCGCCCTCTACGCCGCCAGAAACAGACTCCGCCGGAACGCCCGCTTCGGCGCGGCCGTGCAGTCCGACCACACGGGCATTGATCCAGACATCGCCCGACAGGTGTTGGACGAGCGGATCGTCAGTTTTGACGATCTGGAGCCGGACGAAGGCCGCATGAAGACGTTCGCCGACATGGCCCACGAAGCCGGAGTGCTTTCAGCGCCCTGCGACCTGAGCGGGTTCGCCTGCGCGGACTTCCTTCCCCGATCCTCGTCCTGA